The genomic window GACGGAAGACGAGGAATATAACCCCTTCGTAGTAGAATGGTAGCCCTCAAAACACTTACAGAGTTTTGAGCTATCAAATACAATACATATTTCAAGATGTATTAACGAATCAAGAAATTTATTCTTACTAGAAGAATAAAGAGTTTGTTTAAAATTCCAGATTTGAGGTTTGGGGTTGTATGTTTGTAATACTAGTTTATGATTTTGACGAGAGTAGAGTGATGAAAGCTAACAAAGTATGTAAGCGATACCTGACTTGGGTTCAGAGATCGGTATTTGAAGGCGAGATATCGGATGCTTTGTTTAGGATGTTAGTAGATGAACTTGATAAGATTATGGACAAGAACAAAGA from Brevinematales bacterium includes these protein-coding regions:
- the cas2 gene encoding CRISPR-associated endonuclease Cas2, producing the protein MFVILVYDFDESRVMKANKVCKRYLTWVQRSVFEGEISDALFRMLVDELDKIMDKNKDSVVIYKFSNRNYYERQTMGVKRNSSDDFIL